One window from the genome of Oryza glaberrima chromosome 3, OglaRS2, whole genome shotgun sequence encodes:
- the LOC127765934 gene encoding uncharacterized protein LOC127765934 — translation MAGFQICVQQPSYLRKECRTGDPDLRPGRGHCTISWTPRMVENETMLERKGLLASVLGTQPHVSPQEMVEVVVNCGVLPSNFRVEVTTPEDYLIMFRNTRDRDWVLSRSKEVFCKEAAISFKRWDRRLQADSTKMQFFTKLSLEGLPQHAWEEEAVAQIVRELRGELVEMVTPADARVLTLFAWLSNPSMVPSVLEVEIPERAAGGPPRWERFLGRTSIPRAPLYKKSLTYALIVHIEEIINPTLLHYTSYMGSDDDDNGDVPRRVTFSCWAGRTDGTGPWSSEQGGGRSFGCASGAAGGLPGRVWSTTDRIAAKPAEAVRVDEVVVAGLAQGTGIDVGDGGLAAADTAASDIATRDPVQMRPGSLELTGGGGGIWFSPQLLPRTQADSRLGDESVPATCQTAGDAPEAALLLAAQSNMADDSWGLPTVVIPGGSPISLSMEEHEGGGVAVSQTSPAAPVTEGGHGVGVQPPADEANGEPTGMDPSVVSVDAVQGAPHEEPVMSGIGMQPASAPAGLCSHWSAALGAVAKKLQFEDLVKDTQENGAALMAVSAVLEDGEPESVGGNAERAMPLEELNPPCKESSASGPERALGPDADQGQNGPWPGGDSGPAELASRPLAGPQDLVQTGSPLEATSTGPLLVAGLPLVYGRRRDGPPQPAHADERLQDFLDSISATPPASVLGVRPPASVPTTSTRSNRCNVIPPDFTPWRSPRFQQQGSGAQRHTITKAKAVNMKKLGIIQEEEEATEDSVKKYLNLFEKPLSTQHVEALATLLDVDIAAQPLELTDCSEGVAAVASPA, via the coding sequence ATGGCTGGTTTCCAGATCTGCGTGCAGCAGCCTTCGTACCTCAGGAAGGAGTGTCGCACGGGGGATCCGGATCTGCGTCCCGGGAGAGGTCATTGCACGATCTCGTGGACGCCGAGGATGGTGGAGAACGAGACCATGCTGGAGAGGAAGGGCCTCCTCGCCTCGGTACTGGGCACACAACCGCACGTCTCCCCTCAGGAGATGGTCGAGGTGGTGGTGAACTGCGGCGTCCTCCCGTCCAACTTCCGTGTCGAGGTCACCACCCCAGAAGACTACCTCATCATGTTCCGCAACACTAGGGATCGTGACTGGGTGCTGAGCCGATCCAAGGAGGTCTTCTGCAAGGAGGCGGCCATCTCCTTCAAGCGATGGGATAGGCGGTTGCAGGCGGATAGCACCAAGATGCAGTTCTTCACCAAGTTATCGCTGGAGGGGCTGCCGCAGCACGCCTGGGAAGAGGAAGCGGTCGCTCAGATCGTGCGCGAACTCAGGGGTGAGCTGGTGGAGATGGTCACGCCGGCGGACGCTAGGGTGCTCACGTTATTTGCGTGGCTCTCCAACCCTAGCATGGTGCCGTCGGTGCTGGAGGTGGAAATCCCAgagcgggcggccggcgggccgCCACGCTGGGAGAGGTTCCTAGGTCGCACTTCGATCCCCAGAGCGCCGCTCTACAAGAAATCCCTAACTTATGCGCTCATCGTGCACATCGAGGAGATCATCAACCCCACGCTACTCCACTACACCTCCTACATGGGTTCCGATGATGATGACAACGGCGACGTGCCGCGGCGCGTGACCTTCTCCTGTTGGGCGGGTCGAACAGACGGCACAGGCCCCTGGTCGTCTGAACAAGGCGGCGGTCGTTCTTTCGGTTGTGCATCTGGGGCTGCGGGCGGCCTTCCAGGGCGCGTCTGGTCCACGACGGATCGGATTGCCGCCAAACCGGCGGAGGCAGTGAGGGTAGACGAAGTCGTGGTGGCGGGGCTGGCGCAGGGGACGGGGATCGATGTTGGGGATGGTggactggcggcggcggacactGCGGCGAGCGACATTGCGACGAGAGACCCTGTGCAGATGAGGCCAGGTTCCCTGGAACtgactggtggtggtggagggatCTGGTTCTCGCCACAGTTGTTGCCGCGGACGCAAGCGGACTCGCGGCTGGGAGACGAGTCCGTGCCGGCGACATGTCAAACTGCTGGAGATGCGCCGGAGGCTGCTCTTTTGCTGGCTGCTCAATCAAACATGGCAGATGACTCTTGGGGCCTTCCGACGGTGGTGATCCCAGGAGGAAGCCCTATTTCGCTTTCCATGGAGGAGCACGAAGGCGGTGGCGTCGCTGTGTCGcagacctcgccggcggcaccgGTGACTGAGGGGGGGCACGGAGTCGGTGTTCAACCACCTGCTGACGAGGCGAATGGGGAGCCAACGGGGATGGATCCATCTGTGGTTTCAGTGGACGCGGTGCAGGGCGCGCCACACGAGGAGCCTGTCATGAGCGGCATAGGCATGCAACCTGCGTCTGCACCTGCCGGTCTGTGTTCACATTGGTCTGCAGCACTGGGCGCTGTAGCCAAGAAGCTACAGTTTGAAGATCTTGTCAAGGATACGCAGGAGAATGGGGCTGCATTAATGGCGGTCTCGGCGGTGCTGGAGGATGGGGAGCCGGAGAGCGTTGGCGGGAACGCTGAACGGGCGATGCCGCTTGAAGAACTGAATCCTCCGTGTAAGGAGTCGTCGGCTTCTGGGCCAGAACGTGCCCTGGGCCCGGACGCTGACCAGGGACAAAACGGCCCGTGGCCAGGAGGCGATAGCGGGCCGGCTGAGCTGGCCTCTCGGCCGCTAGCTGGGCCGCAAGACCTGGTGCAGACTGGGTCACCATTGGAAGCTACTTCGACTGGCCCGCTACTGGTTGCTGGGCTGCCGCTGGTCTACGGAAGACGGCGGGATGGGCCGCCGCAGCCTGCGCACGCGGATGAGCGACTACAGGACTTCCTCGACTCGATCTCAGCAACGCCGCCAGCCTCGGTCCTGGGCGTGCGGCCACCTGCATCTGTTCCGACCACAAGCACGCGCAGCAATCGTTGCAACGTCATCCCGCCGGACTTCACTCCTTGGCGGAGCCCGAGGTTCCAACAGCAGGGCTCGGGGGCGCAGCGCCACACCATCACTAAGGCGAAGGCGGTGAACATGAAGAAGCTGGGGATTATtcaagaggaagaggaggcgacgGA